One Candidatus Woesearchaeota archaeon DNA window includes the following coding sequences:
- a CDS encoding FAD-dependent oxidoreductase: MKINNALCSSQIDPGRVYDVVIIGAGLSGLNAAFELKDKEILVLEKALVPGGRILTRSQHGIYYDLGSVFAFDKRWVPFDMKCKVLPSSKDIGILHKGSVFFSDSVLGCLRGIGLDPEDMRIIDDFRSGKISAGNLPNNLYKILNSFFQVIHPGDIREYLPIRQGDAFVNFSSPYCVAGNSIVIDGFMDVLKDRIHFSADVLLVQEFGGNVQVIFDNDGLVRSIFAKAVIITVPAPIAADLVGYKPPDSLLASLGYGSGIVVALCFKDVDFKDFSYIVTPDLASSTVMQQRKADHTLFLVYFAGEKCEGVRCLSEDKLTETSSDCLSKLNIGPVGREVLVFSDVHYWPFVGPVIDESFLRMKEDIGKVKRPSERIFISGEYIDVDSMMPYGMRAALNAGKISGRGVRRYLEREDVCSKFRSDYLVRASVFDMADKPVYRCTKEEGDIAFYGLILKANHDASLRDYLIYISKDGLWEYQHGVGVTAEDSALVIEGLYEFGEDKAFLKYSLQRLKELFYNVEHGAFLTTQKGRAPYWKGPSIDATAHIGYLLNKISPDNFSSEIKACAAFVASSQESKGFWRGKWFPSLMITTFYAVRLLHDLGFHDSVDKAGKFILNTQEDDGSWNGSVIDTSAAVLALNCLGVGEASQERAKGWLISKKGADGWKGEPVLYYWFDDGHDKCFYDCVDKGRITSAWAELALKKLEGMKY, translated from the coding sequence ATGAAAATCAATAATGCTCTATGTTCAAGTCAGATTGATCCAGGCAGGGTCTATGATGTGGTTATTATCGGCGCAGGTCTTTCTGGTTTGAATGCCGCTTTTGAGTTGAAGGACAAAGAGATTCTTGTTCTTGAGAAGGCCCTGGTCCCAGGTGGCAGGATATTGACTCGCTCACAGCATGGGATTTATTATGATTTGGGTTCTGTTTTTGCTTTTGATAAGAGGTGGGTGCCTTTTGATATGAAATGTAAGGTGTTGCCATCCTCAAAGGATATTGGAATATTGCATAAAGGGTCTGTTTTTTTCAGTGATTCTGTCTTGGGTTGTTTAAGGGGTATTGGTTTAGATCCAGAGGATATGAGAATAATTGATGATTTCAGGTCTGGCAAGATATCTGCAGGCAATCTTCCTAATAATTTGTACAAGATTTTGAATTCCTTTTTTCAGGTCATCCACCCAGGTGATATCAGAGAATATCTGCCTATCAGGCAGGGTGATGCCTTTGTCAATTTCTCATCACCTTACTGTGTGGCTGGGAATTCAATAGTGATTGATGGTTTTATGGATGTATTGAAGGATAGGATTCATTTTTCAGCTGATGTCCTTTTGGTCCAGGAATTTGGGGGCAATGTCCAGGTGATTTTTGATAACGATGGTTTAGTGAGATCCATTTTCGCAAAGGCGGTCATAATCACAGTTCCTGCCCCTATTGCAGCAGATCTGGTGGGATATAAACCTCCTGATTCACTGCTTGCATCATTGGGATATGGCTCAGGCATTGTTGTCGCTCTTTGTTTTAAGGACGTGGATTTCAAGGATTTTTCTTACATTGTCACCCCTGATCTTGCTTCAAGTACTGTGATGCAGCAGAGGAAAGCTGACCATACTTTGTTTCTTGTGTATTTTGCTGGTGAGAAATGTGAGGGTGTGAGATGTTTATCTGAGGATAAGCTGACAGAGACATCGTCGGATTGCCTTTCCAAGTTGAATATAGGTCCTGTAGGGAGAGAAGTGCTGGTTTTTTCTGATGTGCATTATTGGCCTTTTGTGGGCCCCGTGATTGATGAGAGTTTTTTGAGGATGAAAGAGGATATAGGTAAGGTGAAGAGGCCTTCTGAAAGGATTTTCATTTCTGGGGAATACATTGATGTTGATTCCATGATGCCTTATGGCATGAGGGCAGCCCTCAATGCTGGTAAGATATCTGGCAGGGGTGTCAGGAGGTATCTTGAGAGGGAAGATGTATGCTCCAAGTTTAGGTCAGATTATCTGGTGAGAGCTTCTGTGTTTGATATGGCAGACAAGCCGGTCTATCGTTGCACAAAGGAGGAAGGCGACATAGCTTTTTATGGGCTCATTCTTAAGGCCAATCATGATGCTTCTCTTAGAGATTATTTGATATATATCTCTAAAGATGGTTTGTGGGAGTACCAGCATGGAGTTGGTGTCACTGCCGAGGATAGTGCTTTGGTTATTGAAGGCTTGTATGAGTTCGGTGAAGATAAGGCTTTTTTGAAGTACAGCTTACAGAGGCTTAAGGAATTATTTTACAATGTTGAGCACGGAGCTTTTCTTACCACACAGAAAGGCAGGGCGCCTTACTGGAAAGGTCCTTCAATTGATGCAACTGCGCATATTGGCTATCTTCTTAACAAGATATCCCCTGATAATTTTTCATCAGAGATTAAGGCTTGTGCAGCTTTTGTGGCATCCTCTCAGGAGTCTAAGGGATTTTGGAGAGGCAAATGGTTTCCTTCTCTTATGATCACCACTTTTTATGCTGTCAGGTTGCTCCATGATTTGGGGTTCCATGATAGTGTTGATAAGGCCGGAAAGTTTATTCTTAATACCCAGGAGGATGATGGCAGCTGGAATGGCTCAGTTATTGATACCTCCGCTGCGGTCTTGGCATTGAATTGCTTAGGTGTGGGCGAGGCAAGTCAGGAAAGGGCAAAGGGGTGGCTTATTTCGAAGAAGGGGGCTGATGGTTGGAAAGGTGAGCCTGTTCTTTATTATTGGTTTGATGATGGGCATGATAAGTGCTTTTATGATTGTGTGGACAAGGGCAGGATCACTTCTGCTTGGGCCGAGCTTGCTCTGAAGAAATTAGAAGGTATGAAATATTAA
- a CDS encoding AbrB/MazE/SpoVT family DNA-binding domain-containing protein has product MKRYPKIVQADARGQIVIPKDIRSELDIDEGTGFYVYSISDEGILLKKISPHDLESDEKIVPELFEKADRIRMSKKNLEASVQSYRRRKKGNLDVI; this is encoded by the coding sequence TTGAAGCGATACCCAAAGATAGTGCAGGCAGACGCAAGGGGTCAGATCGTCATCCCGAAAGACATACGGTCTGAGCTTGATATAGACGAAGGTACAGGTTTCTATGTTTATTCGATTTCAGATGAGGGAATTCTCCTGAAGAAGATAAGTCCGCATGATCTCGAGTCAGATGAGAAGATAGTGCCAGAGCTTTTCGAGAAAGCTGACAGGATCAGGATGAGCAAGAAGAATCTGGAGGCCTCTGTGCAGAGCTACAGGAGAAGGAAGAAAGGGAACCTTGATGTGATATGA
- a CDS encoding winged helix-turn-helix transcriptional regulator has translation MAKETFMLVSLQEAKAKKLAQVLSNETSRQILDLLAKGDKTESQIAKELDLPISTVHYNMKHLMQARLVKADEFHYSEKGKEVLHYSLTNQFVVIAPTSEEGMLDRLKRILPVFGFVIVGAGIVGLLSRMFTGFGASNTKMQTASLGVMAERSADAVAPLAAEAGDMAAAGANAASGVPAEINIIIWFLAGSFFALITYLIWEYVYTRVRK, from the coding sequence ATGGCAAAAGAGACATTCATGCTGGTGTCGCTGCAGGAAGCGAAAGCCAAGAAACTCGCACAAGTGCTGAGCAATGAGACATCGAGACAGATACTTGACTTACTGGCCAAAGGGGACAAGACAGAGAGCCAGATAGCGAAAGAGCTCGACCTCCCGATATCGACAGTGCACTACAATATGAAGCATCTGATGCAGGCAAGGCTAGTGAAGGCTGATGAATTCCACTATTCTGAGAAAGGCAAGGAGGTGCTCCACTATTCTTTGACAAACCAGTTTGTCGTGATTGCGCCGACATCAGAAGAGGGCATGCTTGACAGACTAAAGAGGATACTGCCTGTGTTCGGCTTTGTAATAGTCGGGGCCGGGATTGTAGGATTGCTTTCAAGGATGTTCACCGGATTCGGGGCATCCAATACAAAGATGCAGACAGCATCACTTGGGGTGATGGCAGAAAGAAGCGCAGATGCTGTGGCCCCGCTTGCAGCTGAAGCAGGAGACATGGCAGCAGCCGGAGCCAATGCAGCATCTGGTGTGCCTGCAGAAATCAACATCATCATCTGGTTCCTAGCAGGATCATTCTTTGCACTGATAACCTACCTCATATGGGAATATGTATACACCAGGGTGAGAAAATGA
- a CDS encoding alpha/beta fold hydrolase has protein sequence MRKEAIIIIFFLMISLSGCAEVRDDQADEILQDMTKEQMRPDETAHRAELTAEDGTRLAASYYDRPSTKGIILLHMLNGNRNDWHEFAKYMKDYQVIAPDFRGHGESEGNLREFSENDYSNMVLDAKAAGEYLKSRGVEELYSIGASIGANIALQYGIQEDLVKKVVMLSPGLDYKGVTSENINDFDRPAYIITSSEDTYSAESSKELYGLATDPKKLEIYSDIGHGTTMLEKRPELMQEIKAWIEKGG, from the coding sequence ATGAGAAAAGAGGCAATAATCATCATATTCTTCTTAATGATATCCCTGAGCGGGTGCGCTGAAGTCCGGGATGACCAAGCAGATGAAATCCTGCAAGACATGACAAAGGAACAGATGAGACCTGATGAGACAGCACATCGCGCAGAACTAACAGCAGAAGACGGGACAAGACTGGCTGCATCATACTATGACAGGCCAAGCACAAAAGGCATAATCCTGCTGCACATGCTCAATGGGAACAGGAATGACTGGCATGAATTCGCAAAATACATGAAAGATTATCAGGTGATAGCACCGGACTTCAGAGGGCATGGAGAGAGCGAAGGAAACCTGAGAGAGTTCTCGGAAAATGATTACAGCAACATGGTGCTTGATGCGAAGGCTGCAGGGGAGTATCTCAAATCAAGAGGGGTTGAAGAGCTATATTCCATAGGAGCATCCATAGGTGCAAATATCGCACTGCAGTACGGAATACAGGAAGACCTTGTGAAAAAAGTTGTGATGCTGAGCCCCGGACTTGACTACAAAGGGGTCACCAGCGAAAACATAAATGATTTTGACAGACCAGCATACATCATAACGAGCAGTGAAGACACATACTCAGCAGAGAGCTCAAAAGAATTATACGGCCTGGCAACAGACCCGAAGAAGCTCGAGATATACTCAGACATAGGGCATGGGACAACGATGCTCGAAAAGAGACCAGAACTCATGCAGGAAATCAAAGCATGGATAGAAAAAGGTGGATAA
- a CDS encoding HAMP domain-containing histidine kinase, translating to MSLSDSILNQRVQESYDRINSFTPDIPSVFASDMGRYNMIANAEDISDSAKFGFFSPNIAQKLLKYSVVILKCAGIAGRVEEIVPGSLSWDLDPVYEDTPLSDYRVQFDHDLAHVFSNLGELVAGIYSADKGFMDGFARMFDEPIVSRVVKFPAYFAVELLMHHAVAPVSENDIDIGAISTDVSSLAQGRLFHNFGLVPIVGPDDIPGGGKIIIDDKLKYLPCGSQSMFLSILYNLTNNAAKKFNDDFWRHGSDAMPYVPMMSIETREIRDAYYLSVADSGGGVSLDSIMRKVGLMIKEGRDIVGIDQNLRQNLVNYLDNPLHMYLISAGDLASLCMIQGLTGIGDERVETGRSSKGTGFGLFGVRRFVEQLGGKLYAPHVYGANQHFILVLPKDNKRLPGLNRTVKHCPLPYHILKVA from the coding sequence ATGAGCTTATCTGACAGCATCTTGAATCAGCGTGTGCAGGAATCATATGATCGGATTAATTCTTTCACTCCTGATATCCCTTCAGTTTTTGCTTCAGATATGGGAAGATACAATATGATTGCCAACGCTGAAGACATTTCAGATTCTGCTAAGTTTGGTTTTTTTAGTCCAAATATTGCACAAAAGCTCTTGAAATATTCTGTTGTTATCTTAAAATGCGCTGGTATAGCTGGTAGGGTTGAAGAGATTGTTCCAGGTTCGCTTAGTTGGGATCTTGATCCTGTTTACGAAGATACCCCCCTCTCTGATTACAGGGTTCAGTTTGATCATGATTTAGCCCATGTATTCTCAAATCTAGGAGAGCTTGTTGCAGGTATTTACTCTGCCGATAAAGGATTTATGGATGGTTTTGCTAGGATGTTTGATGAGCCTATTGTCAGTCGTGTTGTCAAGTTCCCGGCATATTTTGCTGTTGAATTGCTCATGCATCATGCTGTTGCTCCGGTTTCAGAGAATGATATTGATATCGGGGCCATCTCCACTGATGTATCTTCTTTGGCGCAAGGGCGTCTCTTCCATAATTTTGGTCTTGTGCCTATTGTTGGTCCTGATGATATTCCAGGGGGCGGCAAGATTATTATTGATGATAAATTGAAATATCTCCCTTGTGGTTCTCAAAGCATGTTTCTTAGCATTTTATACAACCTGACTAATAATGCTGCAAAGAAATTTAATGATGATTTCTGGAGGCATGGATCAGATGCCATGCCATATGTTCCGATGATGTCAATTGAGACACGTGAGATAAGGGATGCTTATTATCTCTCTGTGGCTGATTCTGGTGGGGGTGTTTCTCTTGATTCTATCATGAGGAAGGTTGGCTTGATGATTAAGGAGGGCAGGGATATTGTCGGTATTGATCAGAATTTAAGGCAGAATCTTGTCAATTATCTTGATAATCCTTTGCATATGTATCTGATCTCTGCTGGTGATCTGGCATCTCTTTGTATGATCCAGGGTCTTACAGGGATAGGTGATGAGCGTGTTGAGACAGGCAGATCTTCCAAAGGTACAGGTTTTGGTTTGTTTGGTGTCAGGAGGTTTGTTGAGCAATTAGGGGGGAAGCTGTATGCACCTCATGTGTATGGTGCTAATCAGCATTTCATTCTTGTCTTGCCGAAAGACAATAAGAGGTTGCCTGGTCTCAATAGGACAGTGAAACATTGTCCCCTGCCATATCATATTTTGAAAGTGGCTTGA
- a CDS encoding DUF1761 domain-containing protein has protein sequence MPYPAQGFGVSEYYSVYFDGEGEATVGAKLQVTDYDGKLEKITIEVPGQSRMIHTLQRVGAGYSKIEYNKETLSKSVKYTLYLEDELEEGEMGDIILYYKATGYADEKLGVFGFDFESIKWKYDTDYARVAVNVGPDLYLKGGESRIDYRQNLVSFEAASTKMDSAAIEGFGNSITYQSGYVKEARGLDPWESFHVEGEYSKSRFSIHKGKIILGLLGTCIVVWLLVLIIGKIKLRKPRSKTVRVIGAGAASAFLFTISWSLMYYSIRWMDRMMRSRQEELIMPLIAVMAAGLMLAIVFGPPIYIGLRYGFGSGLMTFISFIAALFLIIIFLVVFINGSSHIGPMHAVAEIAMSV, from the coding sequence ATGCCATATCCAGCCCAAGGATTTGGAGTGAGCGAATATTATTCAGTATATTTTGACGGAGAGGGAGAAGCCACAGTAGGAGCAAAACTGCAAGTAACTGATTATGATGGAAAGCTTGAGAAGATAACAATAGAGGTGCCAGGACAATCAAGGATGATACATACACTCCAAAGAGTCGGCGCGGGATATTCCAAGATAGAATACAACAAAGAGACCCTATCAAAATCAGTGAAGTACACACTCTATCTTGAAGATGAACTGGAAGAAGGAGAGATGGGAGATATAATACTCTACTATAAAGCAACAGGATATGCAGATGAGAAGTTAGGGGTGTTCGGGTTTGACTTCGAAAGCATCAAATGGAAGTATGACACAGATTATGCAAGAGTGGCTGTGAATGTCGGGCCAGATTTGTATCTCAAAGGAGGGGAGAGCAGGATAGACTATCGGCAGAACCTTGTCTCATTCGAAGCAGCATCAACAAAGATGGATTCTGCTGCGATAGAAGGATTCGGCAATTCAATAACATACCAAAGCGGGTATGTAAAGGAAGCAAGAGGACTTGATCCATGGGAGAGCTTCCATGTAGAAGGGGAATACTCAAAGAGCCGGTTCTCAATCCACAAAGGAAAGATAATATTAGGCCTTCTAGGAACATGCATAGTAGTGTGGCTGCTTGTGCTGATTATTGGAAAGATAAAATTAAGAAAGCCAAGGAGCAAGACTGTCAGAGTGATAGGAGCTGGGGCAGCATCTGCGTTTTTATTCACAATCAGCTGGAGCCTGATGTACTACTCGATCAGGTGGATGGACAGGATGATGAGAAGCAGGCAAGAAGAGCTCATCATGCCACTGATTGCTGTGATGGCAGCAGGGCTGATGCTTGCAATAGTGTTCGGACCACCAATCTATATCGGACTGAGATATGGATTTGGGAGTGGATTGATGACATTCATCTCATTCATTGCAGCATTATTCCTGATAATAATATTTCTGGTTGTCTTCATTAATGGAAGCAGCCATATAGGGCCGATGCATGCAGTTGCTGAAATAGCAATGAGTGTCTAG
- a CDS encoding DUF4405 domain-containing protein: protein MNRAKLNYFVDLLLAISFFLVFFTGLIKFLAVKFGIIFGWVDFRIINPVHDLSGVVMGLLVLVHLILHWGWIAAMTRSFFRRSQ from the coding sequence ATGAATAGGGCTAAGCTCAATTACTTTGTAGATCTCCTGCTGGCAATTTCTTTTTTCCTGGTTTTCTTCACAGGTCTCATAAAGTTCTTGGCTGTGAAGTTTGGCATCATCTTTGGCTGGGTTGATTTCAGGATTATCAACCCTGTTCATGATTTGTCTGGTGTTGTCATGGGTCTTCTTGTCCTTGTCCATCTGATCCTCCATTGGGGATGGATTGCTGCAATGACAAGATCATTCTTCAGGAGGTCTCAATGA
- a CDS encoding NUDIX domain-containing protein yields the protein MERPGVGLGVVIEKEGKIVLGKRTNTHGDEMWCCPGGHLELNERFEECAKREAKEETDMDIGEAECFGITNDLVKEWGTHYITICMKATQFKGKPKVMEPDKFIEVGWYPLDNLPKPLFPPTRKMIGLFKSGGVFNKDEQEA from the coding sequence ATGGAGAGACCGGGAGTCGGACTGGGAGTGGTCATTGAAAAAGAGGGCAAGATAGTCCTTGGCAAAAGAACTAACACCCATGGAGATGAGATGTGGTGCTGCCCAGGGGGACATCTGGAGCTCAATGAGAGATTCGAGGAATGCGCAAAACGGGAAGCAAAAGAAGAGACAGACATGGATATCGGAGAGGCAGAATGCTTCGGGATCACAAATGACCTAGTCAAGGAATGGGGCACACATTATATCACAATATGCATGAAAGCAACACAATTCAAAGGCAAGCCAAAGGTGATGGAGCCTGATAAATTCATTGAGGTTGGCTGGTATCCATTGGACAATCTGCCGAAGCCTCTCTTCCCTCCAACAAGGAAGATGATCGGATTATTCAAATCAGGAGGAGTCTTCAACAAAGATGAGCAAGAAGCATAA
- a CDS encoding AAA family ATPase: MSKKHKVITVTGTPGTGKTTIAKRLAKMSGSRYVDVNQIIRKERLSEGFDRKRRCKIIDAKRLNKALIKAIRESEKGLVIDSHLSHYLPKKYVDLCIVTRCDIKTLNRRLKKRGYTKAKIRENLNAEIFDTIWLEARQVRHHVISAYTSNRWVISHFLSDFDKFIKGKGSLKKEYKKGKIGV; encoded by the coding sequence ATGAGCAAGAAGCATAAAGTCATCACAGTCACAGGGACGCCAGGGACAGGCAAGACAACCATAGCCAAGAGGCTCGCAAAGATGTCAGGATCCAGGTATGTTGATGTAAATCAGATAATCAGAAAAGAGAGACTGAGCGAAGGCTTTGATCGCAAAAGGAGATGCAAGATAATAGATGCAAAGAGACTGAATAAGGCGCTGATCAAGGCAATCAGGGAATCAGAAAAAGGGTTAGTCATTGATTCTCATCTTTCACATTACCTCCCAAAGAAATATGTGGATCTTTGCATTGTCACGAGATGTGATATAAAAACCTTGAACAGAAGACTGAAGAAAAGGGGATACACCAAGGCCAAGATCAGAGAGAACCTGAATGCAGAGATATTTGACACAATATGGCTTGAAGCAAGACAGGTTAGGCACCATGTAATCAGTGCTTATACAAGCAATAGGTGGGTTATATCTCACTTTCTATCAGATTTTGACAAATTTATTAAAGGGAAAGGCAGCTTAAAAAAGGAATATAAAAAGGGAAAAATAGGGGTGTAA